TTTTTTCATACCTTACATTGTTgtctgactaatttcacttgatcaaatgttttctaacattccacaccataaaataaaagtatgtactaTGATTTGAGACTATATATCCAGTGTTCGCAATAACAGCGTTGTTAGTAATGccattacttttactagtaacaagtaatttaattatttactttTAAGTCCCTTACAACACCTTTTAAGATAGCTTGATGTAACccggcacgctacttttgatgtggtttatTGTCAACAAGACAGCTTTATAAGTGCAGCAAGTTTAATGCAGGAAATACCGTTTTACtcgtgaaagcaacaagcagcactgcaccaaaatgaacttgatatcaaataggaagaggcaatatcacactgtgacacagcagacaacaacatacgCACTCGACCACACAATGGGAATAATGATCACCAAATCAAAGATTTATGTGACAAACTTGCCGtccaaacaatacaccgtttgttgacaagaagatatgaccgcCATCAAAGCACATACAATCCCTTTATTAGTCAGAGttaacacaatccagtgaaaagattcaaaagagctgacGTCAGAGCCGACAAATTgccgctgctaactgctaaagctaacaaacataGCTCCGTTGAAGCCCTTTCTGACATTAcatgtcactaggcaacaggccccgccttttaaaagaaCACACACACTGCTCTCATATGAAACGTCCATCAACTACATACGCGAGAttgtgaagttgtttttttaaagtaacatatTAATTACTTTCCCCTTTGTTAAAGACTAATACAATTATGTTTTGGTAAAATAACgggtaactataattaattactttttaaaagtatttttcagAACACTGTATACATCATATCGGATCAATAGCAGTATCGGTCAATCgatcaaggctccaatattggtatcataTAAGAAATGAAAGAGTTGTATCTGCATACCCTTGCTAAAAATATTTATTCAAGTAATACACAAATTCTGCCAGTTTTATATACAGTGTACCTCTTTTATACAACTTGTTTATTGCCAAAATATTGTCCCAAGTTTTTGTGTTCTGTCTCAGTTATTGTAAGGTCTAAAACTGTGTGTAGCAAACTACTGTAATAGGAACatatattcccacgtgggccagaCGGGctaaatcatggcataataacttaaaaatacatctACGACAATTTAAGATTGATTTCTTAGTTTTACTTTGGCTGaagatagaacaagcacattgttCATTCATATCAGCAATTTAACTTCAAATGTAAAACTGagataaactcattacatgcaaagtgagatatgtcaagcttgTATTTGTTGGAATGTTGATAATCAtgatttacagtttttgaaaacccccaTTTTTTGGAGAATTTCAATTCAAAGTTTTattaaactgtaagccataatcataaaCATTGTATTAAAAGAAAGATTGAAATATTTTGAGTTGCATATGAGCAGAtgccattagtttcaccttgtcgATCTgattgctggaataaacaaacctttgcccgatatttttatatttttgagtttcacttgtatgtatgtaatatgtgCATACGCATGTTAGTATGTAtgctatgtatgtacagtatttaatgtatgtactgtattgtacCATGGCCTggaatttgttgtttttattttgaccTCATGTTCTTTAAGCTTTATTCTTTATTTAGAAATTAGTATTGTGTCATTTCTATGTTGGATGCTGGTTTTTGGAGAGTACCAAAGTCCACTTATCCTGCTAGCAATGTTTTTTACATACTCATTACCTTCTTTTTATATACTTTTACCTTCTCTTCCTTCGTTAACCGTTTTTTAATTAACTTTTTAATGTCATCTACTTGCTTTTTACCTACTTTTATCTTTCAACtaattttaccttcttttacttttACTGTCCTCCTTCCCTTCTTTAACCTATACTTTTTACCTTCTCCGACCAGCTTTGACTTTCTTTTTAtcacggtatggcgtagtgggtagagcggccatgccagaaacctgagggttgcaggttcgctccccacctctAGACGtccaaattgctgccgttgtgtccttgggcaggacacttcacgcTGAATGAATGATTCATTCATTCACGCTccggggccgtaggcgcaaattggtagcctcgcttccgtcagtctaccccagggcagctgtggctacaaatgtagcttaccaccaataggtgtgaatgaatgatgggttcctacttctctgtgagcgctttgagtatctaataatagaaaagcgcgttataaaatgtaatccattattattatttgaattaTTTAATCTACTGTTGCATACTTTTTACCTTGTTTCCTTtgttttcctcttatctttcaaTCTTCATGTATCTACTTTTGACCTTTTTTAACATATATTTATCTTCttttcaaaattatttaaatgttcTACCTATTATCTACCCTTTTCCTTCTTTTACAgggcatactttttttttctttctttaaccttattttacctacttttttagcttatttattaccttctttttcaccttcttttacataattttttgacATTTGACTTACTTGTTGCCTTCTTTATATATGagcgtatatgtatgtacatttgtCTCAAAGTATGTGTGGGAGCTAAAAaaggccccagccacccagaaaaGAAACAAGGGACCACCAGACCCCCTCAGGCATGCCGGGCCAGCAACAGAACTCCCAGGACCAGGCCCGCTGCGATTTAAAAGCAATATCTGTAGGGTAGGTAGGTAGAGGTTAATAGTATATTTAAGTAGAATGGAATGGCAAGGGAAAATATAATTGATTATGATCTTGTGGTGCAAATAGATACTAAAGGCATCATCTTGTTtgccaaaaaagcattttttttaaccttgatTTCAGATATCATTTATGTTACTATTTGTATTTCCAATTAAAAGTGTTCATAGTCAACAGAAGTGCCCATTAACAATTTCAGTTGCATTTGGATAAAGAAAGATAACATTTTCTGTCTTCGGTTGCTATGATGAATCATAGAGTCAGTGTATTTTTATTGTGGTCTTAACTCAGAGTCCACATAGCCAATATTGATTCAACTAACTTTGTGGAGCTGTTCTAGAATCCAACACTCAAAGAGTTTCCCATCTTagggttcacacatctgaaaacagtttagctcgttacagaagctacaaaactgaccttcctttgggcagattgagtttctggagcatcacatttgtggggtcaattaaacgctcaaaatggccagaaaaagagaactttcatctgaaactcgacggtctattcttgttcttagaaatgaaggctattccacaaaattgtttgggtgaccccaaacttttgaacggtagtgtgtatatatatatatatatatatatatatatatatatatatatatatatatatatatatatatatatatacatacacacacacacacacacacatttaagctGTGGTAATCTgctgtacaatatgtgtgtgttttttaggaacactaatacaaaaactcacaatgtctgaatgctaaaaacgttaatacagaccgccttaaaaacggaatggaattttaaatgttctactgaatgaaacacccagaaagtacaacaaaataaagaatgcgggatttaggatgaacgataaaacactgaatattgacaacatatgaacgtcgatcctcttttacttctcacatCCCTTCTTGatcgacattatttacaatcaagcgaaacataacaaaaatgcaacaaacatggcgAAATGTGAAtgagaagggtaaaaaaaccccacctacatccatccattttctaccgcttattcccttcggggtcgcggggggcgctggagcctatctcagctacaatcgggcggaaggcggggtacaccctggacaagtcgccacctcatcgcagggccaacacagatataatatcacttttcttgcagaactttcccacacagcaaaaacactccgcggcgggtcccccgcgcaggtatcgcgctttccggaacggaaccgcgaaacggaccctcatcggcgtccatttgcactcaggaacgtatccgccacggcggcggGTAGctgatccgccgtggcggcgcgttGCATCCGCatcgcacccatgatcaaagccttatttccgcggcgggtgcgccgtgacggcgcgctgcatccactccgcacccaagatcaaagcctaacctcccgccgcggaccagcaacggactcataaaaaccctggctcatctggccgtttttgacccctttatcttattttcaaaatcccttcatttcttgctgtaggataaaataggaaactaaaacattcactaagccctactacagcaatataggcttacatatgcattgccttgtatttttaaactaacaatattgtcaataggtagaaacagaaaatggtcaattcactctataaagtaaatatatataatatatatttaaaaagtaaatatacatatttaatctattaggctacaacttcaaggaaacactgctccatgcacagctaacatatcagaaaatgaataactggtgaatgacaagaagtccaataaaaggttgtttatttatacatatacatctctattcctcctgaggaggtggaagcgggactcgtctcctcgtggcccgatcccccgccaagttgaaccacctgatggcgtgtttggtgacctcagcgtccgtggctgaccttgtcaacacatttttactcacctgtaatcaaacaagattacaagacagatacgtttatgtttatggtaggaagcatccaaagccaagtatgcttacacaatacaaaatatgtgataggtattaaggagattacatttgaaaaaaaaaaaaaagacttaaagttactggaggtggttaaaataaggtgcgtaaactatgaatttgtgatcagggtataggtgtgcaagacatccaaaatgtttaaacaatatcgttatttggttccttgatcagagtacttgtttggctctgttggatgacggcggcggggggttgggggtggggggcataaataaatatccataacccaactttgggaggttgacattgttttcttattatatttgtactatcattctatgtttgtattcgtgtaggccaggggtgtccaaagtgcggcccgggggccatttgcggtctgcaggtaattttttaacggtcccagggcacatttttaaaaaatacgatcgaaataaataaaaaacattaaaagtggtatttaaagagcaaacaggtgaaatgtaacaacaaaatgtagcaatgtttactctaatcacacaaagctgccatgtaggctgtttctttctttaaaaaataataatgaatcaaaatcaatgtcattatgaattattgacctattcaaggcttaagaagtttaccttcgcaatcagctggtcttggttgtgcttaatagtttccagcaggctaaggatgtggattacctcaggcgctgttgacaaacagcagtataaaattaacatgtttcagtgtttatcctcattactcataatcctgacattagctattgaccttagttaatgacaaaagttattgacaaagtttgaagaaaatatgtgattgcttgtgaatttgaattttttccaaaatttgtggcacagaatgaccatccggtatttgtcagttattgctcaccagagcaggaaatgttgtcggccattcttccccctcgccatgttggcctgtaggccaggctggatccaggctcctgggtctgccacatgttgagggctgctggtgaggggggtggagggagtcgaggagggactgccgttcctagtgaggtgggcattgtgagagagccatcaattccatgactggtaatacccaaggggcctatctatacactaatatttcagagatcagtccctaccttgtgtaactctctgcatgtttaatgcaggtgctggtgaaggcatatgaatgcgtccttccccatggtgaggtgctaaaggagatacattggtattaaatggttgagatctgttaaccatggttactggatgctgagatattattttggagatcagtctttacctagaaagttatctccagttgaggagtcgagttgacaagtactcatgactcttgctggcactcggtgagacggtggagctgggagaagggatacaaggagagaggaatatctttagcactaagaatgttaaccatatctttaatattaatgtggtggttttgttgttttcgatgttaagagattattccttactctgcctgtgcaattggcttgccaaccccagagatgtgaggtcactatttcccgggtcttcttcgctatcatctgagtcccagagacgatggctgttgggtaaccatatcattaggattattgcaataccaaaattgccaaatatacatatagtacaagcatctctggtctatttttgaatgctaccggaaataaccttcctattactgtagaaacatgacaaaaacaagacggaacacacttacactggcttcctgttccttttttctggcagctccttgTTCTCTGCCTCtgattgcaggtctgaggtgttgcagccctttccatattgttgcattatttttaatgcgtctttgtagttgtctaaaattgaatatgttaaaatgaacatgagtttcaaattagctgtagagctgaacagaatattattattattgatgatgataaatcaggtctctctcttacaagagacctggtcagaacatagacacaataggttattccaagcataaagagaagcaactatgacgttatttttaaacaagaagattatgaatttgcataccacaagttcggacaacagaaacgtcaaatcttggccagtttggctcatgctgctcctcatttaaagcggccctttcaattctgtcggtgtttttatagctgggccagaaaaccatcctatcatcataccatccacttgggacaaccgcaatgtccctgttcattataaatttaatcagatgaaaaggcacccttaatgtagaaagaaagaaaagggttATTTtttcatcgtcaaaggaacaacgtggacaaaagcatgcacaggtgttagtgtatacaaataagcaagtaagatgagctgagattttacctgaatggtgccccaaggtggtaagaactataagaaaggtaaaagtacaggtcataatagtcagaacttcagctcaatcgtaaagtagggtttgaaattatgggtgtagtgtatacagagatcagtccctaccttgtgtaactctctgcatgttaaatgcatgtgctggtgaaggcatatgaatacatccttccccatggtgaggtgctaagggagataaattggtattaaatggttgtgatctgttaaccatggttactggatgctgagatattattttggagataagtctttacctagaaagttatctccagttgaggagtcgagttgacaagtactcatgactcttgctggcactcggcgagacggtggagctgggagaagggatacaaggagaggggaatatctttagcactaagaatgctaaccatatctttaatattaatgtggtggtttcgtctacaacgctaaatatatcctgtggtgtacctcagggatcaatataggacctaaattattcaatgtctagataaatgacatttgtaaagttacaaaagatttaaagttagtattatttgcggatgatacaacagcgttttgttcaggagagaacacacagaagataatacaaatagtaacagaagaaattaacaaattaaaaagatggtttgacaaaaacagactatctttgaatctcagtaaaactaaaataatgctatttggtaacagtagaaaagaaagtcaaacacaaatacaaatagacggaacagaaattgaaagagtaaatgaaaccaaatttctaggtataatgattgatgataaattgaactggaaatctcaagtaaaaaatatacaacataaagtagcaagaaacacgtcaataatgaaacatgttctagacaaaaaatcatttcatattctctactgttcactagtgttacatatctgagttattgtgtagaaatatggggaaataattacaaaagtacacttcattcattaacggtgttacaaaaaagatcagttagaataatatataatgttggatatagagaacacacaaatcctttatttattgaatcaaagatactgaaattccacgacatagtgaatttgcaaacagctaaaattataaacaaagcaaactataacctgctacccaagaatatacaacaattcttctcaaaaaaagaggagaaaaataatcttagagagaaatgtaatttaaaacatttgtacgcacgtacaacacttaagaccttcagtatatcagtatgtggaattaaattatggaatgcattaagcaatgcaatcaaacaatgtactaatatgatcaattatttatgcttacataataataataatagtaaataaaataataataataaaaaaaggtaaataaagcataaaatagtctctaataaattaattaaataaaaaacagcatataaaatatatacatcagcaaataacaaaaatatagatcaagaaaaaggatccttaatatgtgcagtaatttttcccactcacatcacctcattttatatttttttctacaattaactatgccaaaaaacacatagacataccttttttttgtaatggaaacaaaaacaacatggcgtcacacacagctagtccacagtaaacaggatctcgagctccactaaagaacaaagaaagaaataatacacactcatattaatggcaaagaacggctgtttccactagcgttacgttgttgactaacgcagtaacgttagcgacctgggcctaaacaacactgacaataaagtaatacgctttcgtttcaagcagttggaaatatgtggaatatcgtagcatgtaacctaaacacattcacagcgtctaacaaaagatggcctaagttaactgtattgaactttttactcaccggcttcacgcgggaaactttcactTTCTGGAGTCGGGttcccccggaacacaaaacacagataaaagacaattttacaatagcacggcgaaaaaatgaccgtcgttgtgtgggtgtTTTGACGAATAACaatcttttccacttttcttcgctcgggcctcacctaccgcgtgcagccatttcgaattttctgtatacgtgacgtcagacgcacgtccccatgcaaagcattctgggaggcggcgctggaaataaagcctttttttacagaatataaagttttactgctagtcctaatatcaaacaacgtcattacaatcatacataaacgatgatggaaacacaaaggctgatctttactgcaaatgtagcaataaatcaataaatctatacttacgttcgtgttccagcaaagaaagtccagagatcttggctcatgcgcgtacacgctagtaggcgcgtccacgtctgcgggtgcagacattggtcggctcagcgcgcgtaggcggagcctataactctaggcggcgcgcgccggtttggtttgtcgcgtccgcgtatgcgaatcagacacgagtccgctcaggatcagttgtctgaccgtacaattttcagaggcggagctgtatcctctaggcggagccaaaacgaatgtgacagtaacgcgggttgggcgacttgaaggcggatccgtatagcagtcttctgctgtgtgggttgTTGTAAGAATCTCCTTCCAcgtttgtccctgacacccgcatttcaggctagccgctctggaaacactctgtggaaacgctcctcacccacactgcttggtgcctcgtctgagctgctgtgacttagattaccatagtaactagtatatcatgcaaaagcgcagattccaaccgtttaaatactttgtatagtccgACCtacacagtggcctagtggttagagtgtctgccctgagatcggtaggttgtgagttcaaaccctggccaagtcataccaaagactataaaaatgggacccattacctccctgcttggcacttagcatcaagggttggaattgggggttacatcaccaaaaatgattcccgggcgcagccaccgctgctgctcactgctcccttcacctcccagggggtgatcaagggtgatgggtcaaatgcagggaataatttcgccacacctagtgtgtgtattacaatcattggtactttaactttaatactttcggtaatttgaaaacatcactgcacatcataatggcagctacagtttccatcataAAGATCCACCAAAATTATTTGTCTGGTGGGctggattgaaaagcttaacgggtgcggccctcgggccttaatttgcccatttCTGGTTTAAATGGTTTTAAAATGTCGGACATAAACACAAATACTACTCAATTGCTTAGTTATACAATGTCGCCCTCTGTTGTGCAAACAGGAGTACTGACTGAAATGTCATTAAACGAACCATTTAACATACAAGTCTAATTACATGTGATTGTAAATGTGTAatctaataaaacatttaaaaaacgcattctatccaatgtgttgttttttttaacttaaaacatTTCGACGGCTGTATTTTGATATGAAGTTTGCACTGACTGCACTCTGAGACAGGATTTCATTTTGTGAACGCCGTTTGTTCATTGATACACGTGTAATGTGTGCCAACAGTGTCACCTTCTGGTTGAAAGTATGAACTGCACATATAATCAATATGTTGTATAGTGCAACATAGAAACTTTGATGTGTTCTCCTTTGATTCCCATTTTTTTGTAGGAACACTGAGGATATCTTTAATTTagcttcacctttttttttttttaaataatccttTTTTGCCGTGAAGTTAAAGCTGATTttgggcaaattgatgcactctaaatcttttctgttacagactaaaaaccaTGTACAGAAAGTTATTTGTGGGAAGTTGATTTACATTTCTTTCTTTTTGTTGTCTTTAATTTTAATAAGGATaacatgttatgcagaggtatacttataacaattttaaagacaaattatactgtagctgctgacagaagcatcatgtatatttgttatataaTTTCATCGTTGGTG
The Entelurus aequoreus isolate RoL-2023_Sb linkage group LG18, RoL_Eaeq_v1.1, whole genome shotgun sequence DNA segment above includes these coding regions:
- the LOC133633543 gene encoding uncharacterized protein LOC133633543 isoform X1, with translation MLFLFPLQKKAPPSRRVPARVMSTCQLDSSTGDNFLAPHHGEGCIHMPSPAHAFNMQRVTQVLTTLGHHSDNYKDALKIMQQYGKGCNTSDLQSEAENKELPEKRNRKPVHRLWDSDDSEEDPGNSDLTSLGLASQLHRQTPPSHRVPARVMSTCQLDSSTGDNFLAPHHGEGRIHMPSPAPALNMQRVTQGTAVPPRLPPPPSPAALNMWQTQEPGSSLAYRPTWRGGRMADNISCSAPEVIHILSLLETIKHNQDQLIAKVSKNVLTRSATDAEVTKHAIRWFNLAGDRATRRRVPLPPPQEE
- the LOC133633543 gene encoding uncharacterized protein LOC133633543 isoform X2, with amino-acid sequence MNRDIAVVPSGWYDDRMVFWPSYKNTDRIERAALNEEQHEPNWPRFDVSVVRTCDNYKDALKIMQQYGKGCNTSDLQSEAENKELPEKRNRKPVHRLWDSDDSEEDPGNSDLTSLGLASQLHRQTPPSHRVPARVMSTCQLDSSTGDNFLAPHHGEGRIHMPSPAPALNMQRVTQGTAVPPRLPPPPSPAALNMWQTQEPGSSLAYRPTWRGGRMADNISCSAPEVIHILSLLETIKHNQDQLIAKVSKNVLTRSATDAEVTKHAIRWFNLAGDRATRRRVPLPPPQEE